A region of Carettochelys insculpta isolate YL-2023 chromosome 9, ASM3395843v1, whole genome shotgun sequence DNA encodes the following proteins:
- the PRDX6 gene encoding peroxiredoxin-6 yields the protein MPGLLLGDEAPNFEADTTHGRIRFHDFLGGSWGILFSHPRDFTPVCTTELGRAAKLAPEFSKRNVKMIALSIDDVSDHLAWAKDINAYNGDEPTEKLPFPIIADANRKLAVQLGMLDPDEQDKQGMPLTARVVFVFGPDKKLKLSILYPATTGRNFDEILRVVDSLQLTVKHQVATPVDWKPGERVMVVPSIPDAEAKKLFPEGVFTKELPSGKKYLRYTPQP from the exons ATgccggggctgctgctgggggacgaGGCCCCCAACTTCGAGGCGGACACTACGCACGGCCGCATCCGCTTCCATGACTTCCTGGGCGGCTC ATGGGGCATCCTGTTCTCCCACCCGCGTGACTTCACTCCGGTGTGCACGACGGAGCTGGGCCGAGCGGCCAAGCTGGCCCCCGAGTTCAGCAAGCGCAACGTGAAAATGATAGCCCTCTCCATCGATGATGTCAGTGACCATCTCGCCTGGGCAAAG GACATCAACGCCTACAACGGAGACGAGCCCACCGAGAAGCTGCCCTTCCCCATAATCGCCGATGCGAATCGGAAGCTTGCAGTCCAGCTGGGTATGCTGGACCCCGACGAACAGGACAAGCAGGGGATGCCCCTGACAGCGCGGGTG GTGTTTGTTTTTGGCCCAGATAAGAAGCTGAAGCTCTCCATCCTCTACCCAGCCACCACTGGCCGGAACTTCGATGAGATCCTCAGAGTGGTGGATTCCCTGCAGCTGACTGTGAAGCACCAGGTCGCTACCCCCGTGGACTGGAAG CCGGGCGAGAGGGTCATGGTGGTTCCCAGCATACCCGACGCTGAGGCCAAAAAGCTGTTTCCTGAAGGAGTCTTCACCAAGGAGCTCCCGTCAGGCAAGAAGTACCTGCGCTACACCCCGCAGCCGTAG